The following coding sequences are from one Acidobacteriota bacterium window:
- a CDS encoding cytochrome c3 family protein, with protein MNSRRVIFGIIALVGVNSWAGIENTVHNLGTSGPGQVKALTEERICIFCHAPHRATTRAPLWNRNDSRASYLLYDSPTLDAQPGQPTGATRMCLSCHDGTVALGDVVSEPSEIAFPAGHRMLDPSTGSLETDLGDDHPVSFLYDDNLAGLDPELKSPAAIDPPVTLDANGEMQCTACHDPHDNSYGNFLVTSNYQAGLCLSCHVKTNWDSSQHATSTAGWNGSPPDPWPESDETSVVANGCRNCHDPHSAAQPRWINQRNEEDTCLACHNMNVASDNTEAEFGQPYRHPVTLTSGVHDPEEDPLTAPRHVECTDCHNPHQVAPPGGVSAPTASGALRGVSGIDVGGNPVDPVNFEYEVCFKCHGDGTNAGETVPRTAGEVNTRLEFATDAISFHPITQAGRNPSVPSLVQNLDENSVIYCRSCHSSNLTDGQSFDGGGPHGSQYRFLLRKNYEIADFTQESATAYELCYMCHVRSVILGKKTSGFKEHRKHIVGEDSPCSACHDPHGIAASRGTTTGNSHLISFDTTIVFPNKKGELRFEDRGYRRGSCFLSCHGEDHDDKNY; from the coding sequence ATGAACTCTCGAAGGGTCATCTTCGGGATCATCGCCCTGGTCGGAGTGAATTCCTGGGCCGGTATCGAGAATACCGTTCACAACCTGGGAACGAGCGGGCCCGGGCAGGTCAAAGCCTTGACCGAAGAGCGGATCTGCATTTTCTGCCACGCACCGCACCGTGCGACGACCCGCGCCCCCTTGTGGAATCGCAACGACAGCCGGGCGAGCTATCTGCTCTACGACAGTCCGACTCTCGACGCCCAGCCGGGACAGCCCACCGGTGCGACCCGGATGTGCCTGTCCTGTCACGACGGCACGGTGGCCCTGGGTGACGTCGTCTCCGAACCCAGCGAAATCGCCTTTCCCGCCGGGCACCGGATGCTGGATCCGTCGACCGGCAGTCTCGAGACCGACCTGGGCGATGATCACCCGGTGTCGTTCCTCTACGACGACAACCTGGCCGGTTTGGATCCGGAACTGAAAAGCCCCGCGGCGATCGATCCGCCCGTCACCCTCGATGCCAATGGAGAGATGCAGTGCACCGCCTGCCATGATCCCCACGACAACAGCTACGGGAATTTCCTCGTGACCTCCAACTACCAGGCGGGCCTCTGCCTTTCCTGCCACGTCAAGACCAACTGGGACAGCAGCCAGCATGCCACGTCCACGGCGGGGTGGAACGGGTCCCCTCCCGACCCCTGGCCGGAGTCGGACGAGACCAGCGTCGTCGCCAACGGTTGTCGAAACTGCCACGATCCTCATTCGGCGGCTCAGCCGCGATGGATCAATCAGCGGAACGAGGAAGACACCTGCCTGGCCTGCCACAACATGAACGTGGCCAGTGACAACACCGAGGCCGAGTTCGGCCAGCCGTACAGGCACCCGGTCACCCTGACCAGCGGCGTGCACGATCCCGAGGAAGATCCGCTGACCGCTCCTCGGCACGTGGAGTGCACGGATTGTCACAATCCTCACCAGGTGGCGCCGCCGGGGGGTGTTTCCGCCCCGACGGCTTCGGGGGCCCTCCGTGGCGTCAGCGGCATCGACGTGGGAGGGAATCCCGTCGATCCGGTGAACTTCGAGTACGAAGTCTGTTTCAAGTGTCATGGAGATGGGACCAACGCCGGCGAGACGGTTCCGCGCACCGCGGGAGAAGTCAACACGCGGCTGGAGTTCGCGACGGATGCGATCTCGTTTCACCCGATCACCCAGGCGGGGAGGAACCCCAGCGTGCCCTCCCTGGTACAGAACCTGGACGAAAACAGCGTGATCTATTGCCGGAGCTGCCACTCTTCGAACCTGACCGACGGGCAGTCCTTCGACGGCGGCGGGCCCCATGGAAGTCAGTACCGGTTCCTGCTGCGGAAGAACTACGAGATCGCGGATTTCACCCAGGAAAGCGCCACCGCCTACGAACTGTGCTACATGTGCCACGTCAGGAGTGTCATTCTCGGCAAGAAGACCAGCGGCTTCAAAGAACACCGCAAGCACATCGTCGGTGAGGACAGTCCCTGTTCGGCCTGCCACGACCCCCACGGCATTGCCGCGAGCCGGGGAACGACCACGGGCAACAGTCACCTGATCAGCTTCGATACCACCATCGTCTTTCCCAACAAGAAGGGCGAACTGCGCTTCGAGGATCGAGGGTATCGGCGAGGCTCTTGCTTCCTCAGTTGCCATGGAGAAGATCATGACGACAAGAACTACTGA
- a CDS encoding cytochrome c3 family protein has product MTTRTTERRVALVLSLLLVGVVLSVTPSGAEEGDAQSCLECHEDMIAAKVVHDPAGEGSCDICHEGDAEEHDFTLPDPVGEACSMCHDIGGASGAVHGPVKAGQCTACHNPHASEQEKLLLAEGEALCWRCHGRTQKREGRQGVVENIRKVIAEAAVSHDALEMGCQECHPAHDSEEQGLFTMSFPAGPYARGFDGSYDLCMACHDESLIVDPQSLETGFRDGEKNLHTVHVVREKSRSCALCHSPHGGGDHLLRKDVRFGQWLLPIGYEPSETGGTCTTACHETRVYDRSVPPPVLDSGSNEQEKAR; this is encoded by the coding sequence ATGACGACAAGAACTACTGAGCGACGTGTGGCGCTCGTTCTGTCGCTGCTGCTCGTCGGCGTCGTCCTGTCCGTTACCCCGTCAGGGGCGGAAGAAGGCGATGCGCAGAGCTGTCTCGAATGTCACGAGGACATGATCGCCGCCAAGGTCGTCCATGACCCGGCGGGAGAGGGGAGTTGCGACATCTGTCATGAAGGCGACGCCGAGGAGCACGACTTCACCCTGCCCGATCCGGTCGGCGAGGCCTGTTCGATGTGTCATGACATCGGCGGCGCTTCAGGGGCCGTGCACGGACCGGTGAAGGCGGGACAGTGCACGGCCTGTCACAACCCTCATGCCTCGGAGCAGGAGAAACTGCTGCTGGCGGAGGGTGAGGCGTTGTGCTGGCGCTGCCATGGCAGAACCCAGAAGCGGGAAGGACGACAAGGTGTCGTGGAGAACATTCGCAAGGTGATCGCGGAGGCCGCCGTCTCCCATGACGCTCTCGAGATGGGCTGTCAGGAGTGCCATCCGGCCCACGATTCCGAAGAGCAGGGACTGTTCACCATGAGTTTTCCAGCGGGTCCTTACGCGAGGGGATTCGACGGCTCCTACGACCTGTGCATGGCCTGTCACGACGAGAGCTTGATCGTCGATCCCCAATCCCTGGAGACCGGTTTCCGCGACGGCGAGAAGAACCTGCACACGGTGCACGTCGTGCGCGAGAAGTCTCGCAGTTGCGCCCTGTGCCACTCGCCCCACGGTGGTGGTGACCACCTGCTGCGCAAGGATGTCCGCTTCGGCCAGTGGTTGCTGCCCATCGGCTACGAGCCCAGCGAGACCGGTGGGACCTGTACGACAGCCTGCCACGAGACCCGGGTCTACGACCGCAGCGTACCGCCCCCAGTGCTGGACAGCGGATCGAACGAACAGGAGAAAGCCAGGTAG
- a CDS encoding cytochrome c3 family protein, with translation MPARHGFQPLFFACLVMLSSPAVVPAEVPVRDEVCLECHLPARHGLSMHPLGVRPTRSGKLPLVDGLVGCSTCHERHGSTLETSVADDFHLRLQPPLLCASCHRGADGRWDRPHALYADTIHGGSRLAGGDGGLARFDALSLRCLSCHDGNSAPAAAFTEGPSMGETGRSHPIGVAFRRSATAAVIDDQGPARWFGGRVGCTSCHRLYGSPSPHLPASSGLDRLCQGCHRY, from the coding sequence ATGCCCGCTCGGCACGGCTTTCAGCCTCTCTTCTTCGCCTGTCTCGTGATGCTCTCGTCGCCTGCCGTCGTTCCGGCGGAAGTCCCGGTCCGTGACGAGGTGTGCCTCGAGTGCCACCTGCCCGCCCGCCACGGCCTGTCGATGCACCCGTTGGGGGTTCGGCCGACGCGCTCCGGAAAATTGCCCCTGGTCGATGGCCTGGTCGGCTGCTCGACCTGCCATGAGCGCCACGGGTCGACCCTGGAAACGAGTGTCGCGGACGATTTCCACCTGCGTCTCCAGCCGCCCCTGCTGTGCGCGAGCTGTCACCGGGGCGCCGACGGGCGGTGGGACCGACCCCATGCCCTGTACGCCGATACGATCCACGGCGGGTCGCGCCTGGCGGGCGGAGATGGAGGCCTGGCCCGCTTCGATGCGCTCTCCCTGCGTTGCCTGAGTTGCCACGACGGCAACAGCGCTCCCGCGGCGGCGTTTACCGAGGGACCTTCGATGGGAGAAACGGGTCGGAGTCACCCCATCGGCGTGGCTTTCCGCCGCTCCGCGACCGCCGCGGTGATCGATGACCAGGGGCCGGCGCGATGGTTCGGCGGCCGGGTGGGCTGCACGTCCTGCCACCGGCTCTACGGCAGCCCGAGCCCGCACCTGCCGGCGTCCTCCGGGCTGGACCGGCTCTGCCAGGGCTGTCATCGCTACTGA
- a CDS encoding dihydroorotase encodes MSQPFDLLVRGGTCLLPGGRHRADVGLRAGRIAAIGDLAGSSAAQTLDARGLHVLPGVIDTQVHFREPGLTHKEDLATGTAAAVLGGVTAIFEMPNTRPNTLGAGELEDKLARAEGRAHCHVAFFIGAAEENVDHLARLERLPGCAGVKVFMGSSTGSLLVESEALLERVLGSGRRRVAVHAEDEARLRERFARVRDGADPAEHPHWRDAETALIATRRLLGLARRTGRPVHVLHVSTRDEMTLLADARDIATVEVTPQHLTLAAPECYRRLGSRAQMNPPIRGEEHRDGLWLALQAGIVDVVGSDHAPHTREEKARPYPASPSGMPGVQTLLPLLLDHCARGRLSLERVVDLTSAGPARVYSIAGKGRLAVGYDADLTLVDLEARQEITGAWLASRCGWSPFEGCTVQGWPRATVVGGRLAMRDGEIVGPPGGRPVRFIETLGEAVPQ; translated from the coding sequence ATGAGCCAACCTTTCGATTTGCTGGTGCGCGGCGGGACCTGCCTGCTTCCCGGCGGCCGCCATCGCGCGGACGTGGGCCTGCGCGCCGGTCGCATCGCCGCCATCGGCGACCTGGCCGGCTCGAGCGCCGCGCAGACTCTCGACGCCCGGGGCCTGCACGTGCTGCCCGGCGTCATCGACACCCAGGTTCATTTTCGCGAACCCGGCCTGACCCACAAGGAGGACCTGGCCACCGGGACCGCCGCGGCGGTCCTCGGCGGGGTGACCGCCATCTTCGAGATGCCCAACACCCGGCCCAACACCCTCGGTGCGGGAGAACTCGAGGACAAACTCGCCCGGGCCGAGGGGCGCGCTCACTGCCACGTGGCCTTCTTCATCGGTGCGGCGGAAGAGAACGTCGATCACCTGGCGCGACTCGAACGCCTGCCGGGTTGCGCGGGTGTGAAGGTCTTCATGGGCTCGTCCACAGGCTCCCTGCTGGTCGAGTCCGAGGCCCTGCTCGAGCGGGTCCTCGGCTCGGGCCGGCGCCGGGTGGCCGTGCACGCCGAGGACGAAGCCCGCCTGCGCGAGCGCTTCGCCCGGGTCCGGGACGGCGCCGACCCCGCAGAACACCCCCACTGGCGGGACGCCGAGACGGCCCTGATCGCTACTCGCCGTTTGCTCGGACTGGCGCGCCGAACCGGACGCCCGGTTCACGTGCTCCATGTCAGCACCCGCGACGAGATGACGCTGCTCGCCGACGCGCGGGACATCGCCACCGTCGAGGTCACGCCTCAGCACCTGACCCTCGCCGCTCCCGAGTGCTACCGGCGGCTTGGCAGCCGGGCCCAGATGAACCCGCCGATCCGCGGCGAAGAGCACCGGGACGGGCTCTGGCTTGCGCTGCAGGCCGGCATCGTCGACGTGGTGGGCTCCGACCACGCCCCCCACACCCGCGAGGAGAAGGCCCGGCCCTACCCCGCCTCGCCTTCGGGGATGCCCGGCGTCCAGACCCTGCTGCCCCTGCTCCTCGACCATTGCGCCCGGGGGCGCCTGAGCCTCGAGCGGGTGGTGGACCTGACCTCCGCCGGACCCGCCCGGGTCTACTCGATCGCCGGCAAGGGGCGGCTGGCGGTGGGCTATGACGCCGACCTGACCCTGGTCGACCTGGAAGCCCGGCAGGAAATCACCGGGGCCTGGCTCGCCAGCCGCTGCGGCTGGAGTCCCTTCGAAGGCTGCACGGTCCAGGGCTGGCCGCGGGCCACGGTGGTGGGCGGCCGGCTCGCCATGCGGGACGGCGAAATCGTCGGCCCTCCCGGCGGACGCCCCGTGCGCTTCATCGAGACTCTGGGAGAGGCCGTCCCTCAGTAG
- a CDS encoding response regulator transcription factor, translating into MKILVVEDEPLLREGLVDLLEGAGHQVTTAENGPQAAERGAAETFDLVLLDLMLPGFDGIEVCRRLKKVRPALPILMLTARGSEDDKVAGLEAGADDYVTKPFGAKELLARVAAIGRRADLAPAVPEVIEVAGCTLDLGRCVALRDGEEIHLTAREAGILRWLYRHRTRAVSRAELLEHVWGARGDLQTRTVDMTVAKLRQKIEEHSASPKIIVTVTGVGYAWGEV; encoded by the coding sequence ATGAAGATCCTTGTGGTGGAAGACGAGCCGCTGCTCCGGGAAGGTCTCGTCGATCTGCTCGAGGGGGCGGGACACCAGGTGACCACGGCGGAGAATGGCCCCCAAGCCGCTGAGCGCGGCGCGGCCGAGACCTTCGATCTGGTGCTGCTCGACCTGATGCTGCCGGGCTTCGACGGGATCGAGGTCTGCCGGCGGCTGAAGAAGGTTCGTCCGGCGCTGCCGATCCTGATGCTCACCGCCCGGGGCTCGGAAGACGACAAGGTCGCTGGACTCGAGGCGGGTGCCGACGACTACGTCACCAAGCCTTTCGGCGCCAAGGAACTGCTGGCCCGGGTGGCCGCCATCGGACGGCGGGCCGATCTGGCCCCTGCCGTTCCCGAGGTGATCGAGGTCGCAGGCTGCACCCTCGATCTGGGTCGCTGCGTGGCGCTGCGTGATGGAGAGGAGATCCACCTCACCGCGCGGGAGGCGGGAATTCTCCGCTGGCTCTATCGCCATCGCACCAGGGCCGTGAGTCGCGCGGAGTTGCTCGAACACGTCTGGGGCGCCCGGGGCGACCTTCAGACCCGCACCGTGGACATGACGGTGGCCAAGCTGCGGCAAAAAATCGAAGAGCACTCCGCCTCGCCGAAGATCATCGTCACGGTGACGGGAGTCGGTTACGCATGGGGCGAGGTCTAA